A section of the Saccharopolyspora gregorii genome encodes:
- a CDS encoding SDR family oxidoreductase, which translates to MKTTGRTALIVGGTSGIGLEFAHQLTALGNSVVITGRDRERVEELATEHGFAGEVVDVTDAASITALRDRVVDRFPDLDTVLISSGIMLPERHLEADALEVAERTISTNLLGTIRVFTAFLPHLRTRPEASIITVTSGLAYVPMPLTPTYSATKAGVHAFTEAVRAQLRGTPVQLIELAPPLTRTTLMGPSTDHAGAMPLGEFVSEAIGLIQADPDIRQVLVDRVKPQRFAAVDGTYDELFENLVARL; encoded by the coding sequence ATGAAGACCACAGGACGCACCGCACTGATCGTCGGCGGCACGTCGGGCATCGGCCTGGAGTTCGCGCACCAGCTGACCGCGCTCGGCAACTCCGTCGTGATCACCGGCCGCGACCGGGAGCGGGTCGAGGAGCTGGCCACCGAACACGGTTTCGCCGGAGAGGTCGTGGACGTCACCGACGCCGCGTCCATCACCGCGCTGCGCGACCGGGTCGTCGACCGGTTCCCCGACTTGGACACCGTGCTGATCAGCTCCGGCATCATGCTCCCGGAGCGGCACCTCGAGGCCGATGCGCTCGAAGTCGCCGAGCGGACGATCTCGACCAACCTGCTGGGCACCATCCGCGTGTTCACCGCGTTCCTGCCGCACCTGCGCACCCGGCCCGAAGCGTCGATCATCACCGTCACCTCCGGCCTCGCCTACGTGCCGATGCCGCTGACGCCGACCTACTCGGCGACCAAGGCCGGCGTGCACGCCTTCACCGAGGCCGTGCGGGCACAACTGCGCGGCACGCCGGTGCAGCTGATCGAGCTGGCGCCGCCGTTGACCAGGACCACGCTGATGGGGCCGAGCACCGACCACGCCGGGGCCATGCCGTTGGGCGAGTTCGTGTCCGAGGCGATCGGCCTGATCCAGGCCGACCCGGACATCCGGCAGGTGCTCGTGGACCGGGTGAAGCCGCAGCGGTTCGCGGCCGTCGACGGCACCTACGACGAGCTGTTCGAGAACCTGGTGGCCCGCCTCTGA
- a CDS encoding TetR/AcrR family transcriptional regulator, with protein MVFIPTFGDKDDLMDAVAGHALSTYLAGKTAMRPSGDPVEDLRNGWRLHIGFGLENPDVYSALYGSRRRHAPSEAEQQAERILTGLLHAIAEAGRLAVPEPQAVQLMHAAGRGTIFTLIGSDSDPADADALADRAFEMVRGVITVPDPADRPSAADPVARAATTLRAALPDVDRLTAPEKALLDEWLDRVQGSGPPSPER; from the coding sequence GTGGTCTTCATCCCTACGTTCGGCGACAAGGACGACCTGATGGACGCGGTCGCCGGGCACGCGCTCAGCACGTACCTCGCGGGCAAGACCGCGATGCGCCCCTCCGGCGACCCGGTCGAAGACCTCCGCAACGGGTGGCGGCTGCACATCGGCTTCGGCCTGGAGAACCCCGACGTCTACAGCGCTCTCTACGGTTCCCGCAGGCGCCACGCCCCCTCGGAGGCGGAGCAGCAGGCGGAACGGATCCTGACCGGCCTCCTCCACGCGATCGCCGAAGCGGGACGGCTAGCGGTCCCCGAACCGCAGGCGGTGCAGCTGATGCACGCGGCCGGGCGGGGCACCATCTTCACCCTGATCGGCAGCGACTCCGACCCGGCGGACGCCGACGCGCTCGCCGACCGCGCCTTCGAGATGGTCCGCGGCGTGATCACCGTTCCAGACCCCGCCGACCGGCCCTCGGCCGCGGACCCGGTGGCGCGCGCGGCCACCACCCTCCGCGCGGCCCTGCCCGACGTCGACCGCCTCACCGCACCGGAGAAGGCGCTGTTGGACGAGTGGCTCGACCGCGTCCAGGGAAGCGGCCCACCCTCGCCCGAACGCTGA
- a CDS encoding sensor histidine kinase codes for MRVAVKNALAIAGVAALAGVAFALWTHYRAVDLSEALSRQETGSRLRIAAESYYAHRDLPESASLDDASAPAPLVAAVRAGSLATYVDADAADPAVWAGTEVGGHVLTVHDPYTEQARLLAQLDQALVLGVVALLLVSGALAVFIGQRLARRIGAASATALRIADGELAARVGNTIAGAGRDEVTALGGAVDAMAAELRARLEAERRVTADIAHELRTPVTGLVTAAELLPPGRPSELVRDRVSRLRGLIEDVLEVARLETDGEQGARERIGADLLAERAVAAAEKPVRLEVAEPAEVDTDPRRVQRILVNLLRNAHRHGRPPVVLSVRGATLTVADHGPGFPADLLADGPRRFRTGRAERGGGHGLGLTIAVGQARVIGAELRFGTAESGGARADLVLG; via the coding sequence GTGCGCGTCGCGGTGAAGAACGCGCTGGCGATCGCCGGGGTCGCGGCGCTGGCGGGCGTGGCGTTCGCGCTGTGGACGCACTACCGCGCCGTGGACCTCAGCGAGGCGTTGAGCAGGCAGGAGACCGGCAGCAGGTTGCGGATCGCGGCGGAGTCGTACTACGCGCACCGCGACCTGCCCGAGTCCGCGAGCCTGGACGACGCGTCCGCCCCGGCACCGCTGGTGGCCGCGGTGCGGGCCGGTTCGCTCGCGACCTACGTGGACGCGGACGCCGCCGACCCGGCGGTGTGGGCGGGCACCGAGGTCGGCGGGCACGTGCTGACCGTCCACGACCCGTACACCGAGCAGGCCCGGCTGCTGGCGCAGCTCGACCAGGCGCTGGTGCTGGGTGTGGTGGCGCTGCTGCTGGTGTCCGGGGCGCTGGCGGTGTTCATCGGCCAGCGCCTGGCGCGGCGGATCGGCGCGGCGTCGGCGACGGCGCTGCGCATCGCCGACGGCGAGCTGGCTGCCCGCGTCGGCAACACCATCGCCGGAGCCGGGCGCGACGAGGTGACCGCGCTCGGCGGGGCGGTGGACGCGATGGCAGCGGAGCTGCGGGCACGGCTGGAAGCGGAGCGCCGGGTCACCGCCGACATCGCGCACGAACTGCGCACCCCGGTGACCGGCCTGGTCACCGCCGCCGAACTGCTCCCGCCGGGGCGGCCGAGCGAACTGGTCCGCGACCGGGTGTCCCGGCTGCGCGGGTTGATCGAGGACGTGCTCGAAGTGGCCCGCCTCGAAACCGACGGGGAGCAGGGCGCCCGGGAACGCATCGGCGCGGACCTGCTCGCCGAGCGGGCCGTCGCCGCCGCCGAGAAACCGGTGCGGCTGGAGGTCGCCGAGCCCGCGGAGGTGGACACCGATCCACGGCGGGTGCAGCGGATCCTGGTGAACCTGCTCCGCAACGCCCACCGGCACGGGCGACCGCCGGTGGTGCTCTCGGTGCGCGGCGCCACCCTCACCGTCGCGGACCACGGCCCCGGCTTCCCCGCGGACCTGCTCGCCGACGGGCCGCGGCGGTTCCGCACCGGACGCGCCGAACGCGGCGGCGGGCACGGGCTCGGACTGACCATCGCGGTCGGGCAGGCGCGGGTGATCGGCGCGGAACTCCGCTTCGGCACCGCCGAATCCGGTGGGGCGCGGGCGGATCTGGTCCTGGGGTGA